The sequence GAAAATCCCCCCATAGAAGTTAAAAGAATGTCCCCTTGCTTGGTAATAGAGTGTGGGGCCCCACTTGGAGGGGAAGTTCATCTGGTAGGTGTGGATGTTTTGGAAAAAGAACGCCCCCACCATGAGCTTTTGCTCCACGCTTTTGGTGTTGAAAGCAAAGCCAAATTCGGGGGTCAGGCGGGTATTTAGCGTGGTGTTGGTGTCCGGCCAATAGGTCGTGTAGCCCTCGTGGTCCATGATGAATAAATTAAAGCCCAAATTGTAGCGCAAGTGTTCAGCGATATTAGAAGCGTGCAGACTAAGGCACAAGAGAGAATAAAAAAGCCAAAAAATGCGGGGTTTAAGGGAGAACATGGCAATCCTTTAAGCCGATAAAAGGCACGCTATACTATAATGACTAACCTTATTAGTTTATTAGAAAGGAGAAAGAGATGTTCCACGAGTATAGGGAAGAAATCAAGGAACTCAGCAATAAAAACCCCCACTTCCATAAGATTTTTGAGGAACACAATGCCCTAGATGATGAAATCAGTGCTTTAGAATCGCACAGCACCGATGAACTCAAGGTCGCTGCTCTCAAAAAGAAGAAATTGCACCTGAAAGATGAGATCTACCGCATGATCCAAGAACATAAGGGTGCGAACTAGCTACAAGTTCTTCAAAACTTTGTAGGCTTCCGTCACTTCTAAAAAGCGTTGTCTGCGGATGTTGTGGTGGGGCTTTTTGGAGGGGGCAGTGTCGGGGTGGTAGAGCTTGGCCAACTCTAAATAGCGGCGTTTAATCTCTTCTTTAGAGTGCATCACACCTAGCCCTAGCGTGCGCAGAGCTTTTAAAATTAATTCTTCTTGTTTTGTCAAAAAAAGCTTTTGCGTGGGGTAGATGAATTGTATGTAAGCGTGCTTGAAGTGCGGGTTTTTCAGCGACATCAACACCTGCAGGGCGTCCAAATGGGCGTGGGTTTCGTGTAGAAAGCTCTTTTTATTGCTTTTATCTTTGAAGGGGGTTTCAAGCAAAATAAAGGGTGCGAACACGCTGTGTAAAAACTCCCGAGCCAAAAAATGCGTGTAGTAAAACACCAATCTAGAGTGCATATAAATGGCTTGTATCTCCACTTTTGGCACGAGGGCCAATAGGGATTTAGACTTGATTTTAGAGGTGTAACTCTCTTTAAACACCACGGGCAAATGGGCGTTGCTTAGAATTTTCTCTAGTAAGAGGTTAAACATATCAGGGGAGTTAAAGGGGTGCAAGGCGTATTTGGCGTAGAACAAGCGGTTGAGCAAGTAGGCTTTTTTGAGACCTGCCTTTTCAAGTAAAATCAAGGTGTGCTTGAATCTGACATGCTCGGGGAAGTGTTTTCTTAGATACAAGCTTGTTTTGGCATACAAAGAGGAGTCTAGGCACACCTCAATGAACTGATTAGCAGACGTGGCTCTTTGGGGAGCTGGGAGGGTTTTTGCTAACTTTGTTTTGATTTGCATGGCGTATTATAACATGTTTTTTTCTAGGGTGTTTTTGTGAAAGGTCCCCCTTTGGCGTTCATAACGCACCACAAATACCGCTACGATTAGAGCCAAGAATTGCGAAAGTGGGTAGGCAACCCAAATCCCCTTAAGCCCGTAAAAATAACTTAAAATCGGCAACAAGAGCACGACAAACACGATGGTTTCGCAAATGGTGATAAGAAACGAGCTCTTGGTACGCTGTATGGATTGAAAAAAGATGGCAGAAAAGAGGTTGACTCCTAAGAAAATATGCCCGAAATAATAAATATCCATGGCACTCTTGGTGTCGGCTAAAAAGGAAAAATCTTCTAAGAGGCGTGTTTTATCCACATAAAACCTAATGAGGTAGCTGTCAAAAAAGTAAAACACAATGTAAAGCCCCACGCCCGCGCACAGAGCCACCTTAAGCCCAAAGCTAAAGGCAGCACGCACACGATCGAGCCGCCCCGCCCCATAGCTAAAGCTAGCGATCGGTTGTATCCCCTGCCCTATGGAAAGCAGGGTCGTCCAAAACACAATCCCATTATACATGATGATGGCATAGATCGACACCCCCCGCTCCCCCGCAGTGTGCATGATCATCCAATTAAAGAGCAACATCACCACAGCGGCGCTAAACTCGGACACACTTTGGGGCACACCGCTTTTGGCTGAAGAGATCACGCTCGCCCAGTTGAAACGGCGCACAAAGTATAATTGCCCTTTTTTTAAAAGAAAATGCGAAAACAAAACAAAGAACCCCACCGCATGCCCGAGCACCGTGGCGATCGCACTCCCGTGTATGCCCACTTCAAACACATAGAGCAAGAGGTAATTAAACAGCACATTCGTAAGAGAGCCCACCAGCATGGCGACCATCGCCAAGATGGGGCGTTTATCATTCACCACAAAGACATCGGCTAAGGGGTGCAAGACCATAAAAACCGCCCCCATTAAAATCACCTTGAGATAGATCGACACCATCGGTAAGAGCAGATTAGAGCTACCTAGCATTTTGGCGATATGATCGGTGAAGGGCACGAGAGTCCAGCTAATGACAACAATGCTGATCGCCACAAAATAAAAAACCGAGCTAAAGACCAAGCGGGCGCGCTTGATGTGATCTTTGCCTAAAAAATACGAGGCGATCGAGGCTGCCCCCAGTCCAAAGAGCAACTCATAGGCGATCAGGGTGGGGAAAATGGGCCAACACACCCCGATCGCCGCAAGAGCATCTTTACCCAGCTTGTTGCCCACAAACATACCATCGATCATGGAATAGGTAGACAAAGAAATCATAGAAAAGGCGAGGGGGATAAAATAGTAGAAAAAAAGCCTAGGGATCGGCGTGGTTTTTAGATCAACAGCCACACACCCCCCTTGTGTGCTCCCTAGCGTTTAGAGAATTGTGGGCTGCGGCGTGCCTTGTGTTTGCCATATTTTTTGCGCTCCACCACGCGAGAATCCCTTGTGAGTAAGCCTTTGGGTTTTAAAATTGCCCTAAAGGCACTGTCGTAGAGATTCAAGGCTTTAGAAATGCCATGCCTTAAGGCTTCAGCTTGTGCACTGTAACCGCCCCCAAAGACCACCGCTTTCACGCTCACCAAGCCCTCTTGTTTGGTGAGCACTAAGGGTTGCATGACCTTCATTTTAATGGACTCATGCCCACCTAGCCAAGTGTTTAAATCCATGCCATTGATGTCTAATTGCCCGTCCCCATGCGCAAGCCAAACCTTGGCGATCGCACTCTTTCTTTTGCCTGTGGCGTAAATTTTTGTCATCTACTTAATCCTTCTTGCCCACTTGAGCCGTGTGGGGGTGTTTTTTATCTTTATAGATCTTCAGCTTTTTGATCATCGCCCGCCCGAGCTTAGTTTTAGGCAACATGCCCCGCACCGCTAGATAAAAGAGTTTTTCGGGGTTTTTCTCTAGCATTTCTTCTAGGGTTTTGCTCTTGGTGCTGCCAAAATAGCCCGAGTGGGTGAAGTACTCTTTATCTTTGAGCTTGTTTAAACTTGAAAACTTCACATGGCTGGCATTGACGATCACCACAAAATCCCCACAATCTACATTGGGGGTAAAGCAAGGGCGGTGTTTGCCCCTAAGTAGGGTCGCCGCTTTGGTGATTAGTCGCCCAAAAACTTGGTCTTTTGCATCCAGCACGACCCAATCGCGCTTGATGTCTGTATTTTTCATGGACTCAGTGAGTTGCATCCCGTATTCCTTGTCAAATATCAAAAGAGCCTATTCTAGCCTTTTTACCTTAAGATAACTTGAATTTAAGCGAAATTAAAGCTACTTTTTAAACAAACGCATTTGATAGGTCAACGCTCTTTGGCTCTCAGCGTCTAGGCTATAGCGTTTGTCGTAGGCGTTTTGCACAGCGATTTTTAAGATGTCTTTTTGGTCTTGATAAACCTCATTGTTCCACATGTCTAAAACAATGTGGTAAAGCTGTATGTTTTGCACCAACAGCTCAAATACCCGCATGCGGTCTTTCAAGTACAAGTGTTCATCTAGGGCGTAATCGGCGATGTTCACGCAAATACGCTCAAAAACCCAAGTCGCCAAACGACCGTTTAGCATGCTTTCGAGGTAACTTTTAGCCTTCTCCAATTGCGCTTGCAAATTGCACCGATCTGAGAAGAGCAGCACGGATAAGATTAGAATATAAATATTCAAACGCTTGCCTAAAGAGCGGGTTTTCCACTTGACAAGCCATTTTCTGACCTTAGACATTTTATCAGAAGGATTTTGCATGCATTGCCTTTTTGTCTATCTTAGCATTTTATTGCAAGGTTTATGTAGCGAAAGTATGGGTTTCTTGTGTTAAACTACACTCTCAAATCTATTTCATCGGGGACATTTTGTTTAAAGTTTTTTTGGTGCTGTGTGCTTGTCTTTGCTATCTTGTAGGACAAGAAAATACACAAATCCAACGCTTGCAAGAAGAGGTAGGACATTTAGATCATAAGCTCCAAACGAGCGATAACATTTGGCTAAAAAAATTCAGTAATTTTGAGAGTTATGAGCAAATTTACGAGGAAATCCAAACTATCCAACAAAAACTCAAAACCCTTAAAAATAAAAAAAACAAGAAAAACAAAGACACTCTCCAAATCAGCACCCTAAACCATACCTTGCAAGCCCTAAAATACCAAGAGGAGCTGCTCGAGCAGTACAAAATGAACCCTTTTAAAGAATTGGTGGAAAAGCCCAGCATCGCCAACATCCCCAACATCACCAACCCCATCGCCATCGTTACAGGGATTTCTTTTATTAAGCAAATCAAAGCCAAATACACCACCATGAAGCACCACAAAAAGAGCTTGCACGAAGTCTTGACATTGATCAATCAAAAGTTACAGGTTTTAACACAACTAGAGAAGTTACAAAGGGGGCAAGAACAAGAACACTTAGCTAAGAAAATTTACCAAGAGCAGGTTAAAAAGATCGAATTGCAAGGGGCGCAAAATCTCTTAAAAACGAGCATGGATGTTTACCTAAAGGACATTGAAGAAACCGAGTCCAACATTAAATCCCAAATCAAGGACCAAATCTTTAAACTGATCTATGTGGTGCTGATCGCCCTAGTCAGCATTGTTTTAGCGTGGGTGCTCAAGGTCATCAGCCATAAATACATCCACAGCAACGAGCGCGCCTACACGATCAACAAGGCGATCAACTTTGTCAACGCCAATGTGGTGGTGTTGATTTTTCTTTTCGCCTACTTGGAAAATGTGTCCTACCTTGTAACCGTGCTGGGCTTTGCCAGTGCCGGGATCGCCATTGCCATGCGCGATTTATTCATGAGCGTGCTAGGGTGGTTTATGATCCTCATTGAGGGCAATATCCATGTGGGCGATCGCATCAAGGTGGTGAAAGAGGGGCACGCCTATGTGGGCGATGTGCTCGACATCTCTGCCCTTTACACCACGATTTTAGAGGATGTCACGCTCACCAGCTACAAAAATAACGATTGCCGGGCGGGGCGTATCATCTTTATCCCCAACAACTACATCTTTAGCAATCTACTTTGCAATTACAGCCACTTTGGCATGAAAACCGTTTGGGATGGGATCGTCTTTTGTGTTACCTTTGACTCGAATTACAAAAAGGCCATGCAAATCGCCCTAGACATCGCCAACACCCAAGCCAAGCAATACACCGAAATGACCTATAAACAAATGAACAACATGCGCACCAAATACTCCCTACGCAACACCAGCGCCAACCCACGGGTGTTTATGGTGCTCGAGCAGGAGGGTATCCACATCAGCGTGTGGTACCAAACCAACTCTTACGCCACGCTTGCGCTCAAATCTAAGATTTCTAGTGATATTATCGAGGCACTTTTAAAAGAACCGGATATTTTCATCGCCTACAGCACGACTAAATTCGTGCAGAGCGCGGGCGATGGGTTTGGGAACAAAAACAGCGTTTTTGAGAGCAAGGAATTACGCCTATGAAACAAAAAGTCTATTTTAAAACCTTTGGTTGCCGCACCAATTTATTCGACACGCAAGTCATGCTCGCACATTTAAAGGATTTTGAGCGCACCACAAGCGAGGATTTAGCGGATATTGTGGTTTTAAACTCTTGCACTGTTACCAATGACGCAGACTATAGCGCAAGGGCGTATGCCAAAAAAATGCACACTTTGGATAAAAAAGTCTATTTTACCGGTTGCGGGGCAAATAAAGAGGGACGCAAACTCTTAGAAAACAAGCAAGTGAGTGGGGTGTTTGGGCACGATCATAAAACCCAAATCAACCGCCTTTTAAGCCAAGAGGGTTTTTTTTACGAGGATAAACAACAAGAGCTAGAGGGCACGCTTTTAAAAAGCTTTGTAGGTAAAACCCGTGCTTTTGTCAAAATCCAAGAGGGGTGCGATTTTAAATGCAGTTATTGCATCATCCCCCAAGTGAGGGGCAAGTCGCGTAGTTTAGAGCGCGCACACATTTTAAAGCAAATAGACTTGCTCGCCGATAGTGGGGTTTTAGAGGTGGTTTTGACGGGCACGAATGTCGGCAGTTTCGGGCTAGATTATGGGGATAGCCTAGCCAAACTCATTAAAGAGATCGCCAAAACCCCCATAAAGCGGGTGCGTATCGGCAGCCTAGAGCCCGCCC is a genomic window of Helicobacter sp. NHP19-012 containing:
- a CDS encoding YdcH family protein, with amino-acid sequence MFHEYREEIKELSNKNPHFHKIFEEHNALDDEISALESHSTDELKVAALKKKKLHLKDEIYRMIQEHKGAN
- a CDS encoding J domain-containing protein, yielding MQIKTKLAKTLPAPQRATSANQFIEVCLDSSLYAKTSLYLRKHFPEHVRFKHTLILLEKAGLKKAYLLNRLFYAKYALHPFNSPDMFNLLLEKILSNAHLPVVFKESYTSKIKSKSLLALVPKVEIQAIYMHSRLVFYYTHFLAREFLHSVFAPFILLETPFKDKSNKKSFLHETHAHLDALQVLMSLKNPHFKHAYIQFIYPTQKLFLTKQEELILKALRTLGLGVMHSKEEIKRRYLELAKLYHPDTAPSKKPHHNIRRQRFLEVTEAYKVLKNL
- a CDS encoding MATE family efflux transporter, producing MAVDLKTTPIPRLFFYYFIPLAFSMISLSTYSMIDGMFVGNKLGKDALAAIGVCWPIFPTLIAYELLFGLGAASIASYFLGKDHIKRARLVFSSVFYFVAISIVVISWTLVPFTDHIAKMLGSSNLLLPMVSIYLKVILMGAVFMVLHPLADVFVVNDKRPILAMVAMLVGSLTNVLFNYLLLYVFEVGIHGSAIATVLGHAVGFFVLFSHFLLKKGQLYFVRRFNWASVISSAKSGVPQSVSEFSAAVVMLLFNWMIMHTAGERGVSIYAIIMYNGIVFWTTLLSIGQGIQPIASFSYGAGRLDRVRAAFSFGLKVALCAGVGLYIVFYFFDSYLIRFYVDKTRLLEDFSFLADTKSAMDIYYFGHIFLGVNLFSAIFFQSIQRTKSSFLITICETIVFVVLLLPILSYFYGLKGIWVAYPLSQFLALIVAVFVVRYERQRGTFHKNTLEKNML
- the rpsI gene encoding 30S ribosomal protein S9 gives rise to the protein MTKIYATGKRKSAIAKVWLAHGDGQLDINGMDLNTWLGGHESIKMKVMQPLVLTKQEGLVSVKAVVFGGGYSAQAEALRHGISKALNLYDSAFRAILKPKGLLTRDSRVVERKKYGKHKARRSPQFSKR
- the rplM gene encoding 50S ribosomal protein L13, which translates into the protein MQLTESMKNTDIKRDWVVLDAKDQVFGRLITKAATLLRGKHRPCFTPNVDCGDFVVIVNASHVKFSSLNKLKDKEYFTHSGYFGSTKSKTLEEMLEKNPEKLFYLAVRGMLPKTKLGRAMIKKLKIYKDKKHPHTAQVGKKD
- a CDS encoding mechanosensitive ion channel family protein → MLFKVFLVLCACLCYLVGQENTQIQRLQEEVGHLDHKLQTSDNIWLKKFSNFESYEQIYEEIQTIQQKLKTLKNKKNKKNKDTLQISTLNHTLQALKYQEELLEQYKMNPFKELVEKPSIANIPNITNPIAIVTGISFIKQIKAKYTTMKHHKKSLHEVLTLINQKLQVLTQLEKLQRGQEQEHLAKKIYQEQVKKIELQGAQNLLKTSMDVYLKDIEETESNIKSQIKDQIFKLIYVVLIALVSIVLAWVLKVISHKYIHSNERAYTINKAINFVNANVVVLIFLFAYLENVSYLVTVLGFASAGIAIAMRDLFMSVLGWFMILIEGNIHVGDRIKVVKEGHAYVGDVLDISALYTTILEDVTLTSYKNNDCRAGRIIFIPNNYIFSNLLCNYSHFGMKTVWDGIVFCVTFDSNYKKAMQIALDIANTQAKQYTEMTYKQMNNMRTKYSLRNTSANPRVFMVLEQEGIHISVWYQTNSYATLALKSKISSDIIEALLKEPDIFIAYSTTKFVQSAGDGFGNKNSVFESKELRL
- the mtaB gene encoding tRNA (N(6)-L-threonylcarbamoyladenosine(37)-C(2))-methylthiotransferase MtaB, with product MKQKVYFKTFGCRTNLFDTQVMLAHLKDFERTTSEDLADIVVLNSCTVTNDADYSARAYAKKMHTLDKKVYFTGCGANKEGRKLLENKQVSGVFGHDHKTQINRLLSQEGFFYEDKQQELEGTLLKSFVGKTRAFVKIQEGCDFKCSYCIIPQVRGKSRSLERAHILKQIDLLADSGVLEVVLTGTNVGSFGLDYGDSLAKLIKEIAKTPIKRVRIGSLEPAQMDSEFLELLDHPILEKHLHIALQHSHDTMLRWMRRRNRTHMDLALLQKVASKGFAIGTDFIVGHPHEDETIWQEALENFKQLPLTHIHPFIYSVRDGTPSSKMPNRVRGDIAKARLRQIKECVQANNLAFRQNLKDRDVALEVLVEGLKGGFYLGHDQFFNPIRLSSNEDLRGQWVVLEDYEVELDSNFVAV